AAGAGAACTTCAGGATATTGCATCTCTCAGGGAGACTGTGGAGAAGGAATTGGAAAATGTTGGCTTGGAGTTGAAGAAACTAGATGCTGAGAGAAAAGAGATTAATTTGGATCGTGAGAAAAGGGATAAAGAGTGGGCAGAGCTAAATAATGCTATAGAAGAACTTACGGTGCAAAGGCTGAAATTAGAGAAACAAAGGGAATTACTTCATGCTGATAGGGAGGAGATTCTTGCTCAGATTGAGCAGTTGAAAAAATTGGAGGATGTTAAGATTATACCGGATCGTATTGTCACACCCAAAAAATTACCTTCTGCAAAAAGATTTTTGAAGCATCCCTCGGTGATGGGTTCTGGTCTGGATGGGAATTGTAATAATGGTGTTAGACGAAATATTTCTTCTGTCATGAGAGAGAACAGAAATTCATCTTCTCCTATCTCTACTCCATTCTCATGGCTTAAGAGATGTGCTGATACGTTGCTTGAGCGTACACCAAGTAACAAAAGGCGGAGGGAAAATGGGGATACTATATCTCAATTGACCGAGAATGGTGCATCACGGTATTTCTGTCTTAATAACTGACATGTCAAGTAGCACACTTTTTTCTGTTATCCCACTCTGTTCTGTATGTTATtagttataaaatagaaattgAATATTGGTTTGTTGCCGTCATTTGTTTTCTGGTTCTTTCTAGCCCATCGTCACCAGCACCTGAAGCATCAGCAGTTGAACACCTAGAAGTACCAGATGCACCAGCAGTTGAACACCTGGAAGTACCACCTGACCAAAATCCCATTGCTGCAGAGGAGACTACTGTATACATTGATAAAATTGTTACAGTTCATGAAATGACGGAAATCAATGTGAAAAAAGTTGCAGAGGGAAGTCAGGTAAGCTCTAATTCTCTTTATGGTTATATGTTCGAGCAATGCAAGCGTGCTACAGCTTCATGATGATTTGAAATTATCAACTTCCGTAATTTTCTCCATATATTTTTAGGTAGTGTTAGTATGTGATCAATAGGGGTAATCTTCTCTGTCTTGATTCTCTGGTATACTCTGTTTCAGAACTAATTTAATTCTTTCCTATAACCCATATTTTTTGCTGTGCTTGTTTTTCTAGCTTCTTTTCTATTTTATCTTTTATGCTTTTAAACTTTTGATGACTATCCACCGTTCTAGTTGTACAAAACTCGGGCAGTGCATGCAATGCACTGACAGATGTCTTATTGGGAGGCAAGTCTAATTTTGTCGTATGCACTAAAAGTAGGTTCATACTTCTACTTCGTCGTCTCAGTTATCAGTCCTTGATTCTATTTTGAGTTGTCTGAAATTTGTGTCCACTCTCCTAGAAAGGAAACTTTTCCTATAATATCTAATACATTTTTTAACATCCAATTGTAAAGATGTTATCGTGGGGCTCATTTTCGCACCAAGAAAGTTTGAAATCTTTCTCAAATTTTAGTTTCTCCCTACTTTTAGACTCTGACATATTTAAGTAGCATAAAATTCCAACTCTCAATTTAATACCAGTGCTTGCGCCCAGTTAAATTGGGGGAAAGTATGATGAAGACTCTTCTTTCTTTGGATTGAAGAGGCTGACATACTTTTTTTCATGTTCTGTTCAATGCAAATCATAAAAGCATACTTCTGCAGGAGACTCTCTCTGGGGAAAGTGGTCAGAAGCTTGGGAACAACGGTAGCTTGGAATCAGatcaaaatgggaaagccgagAGGAGATCCCGGAGAACCAGGGCAACAAGGAAGTAGTGAGATTGCTAGATGTGAGAAGAGTTGAGCCTCGACTATTTTGCTGTTTGCTTTCTTCATTTGAAGCTTCCAGGACTTCCTACCAGAATTTTCAAGCTAACGATTGATTGTGACTGGTGGTATGCCATGTTTGGTGACTTTATGTGCGTCCCAAACATTTAAATTTTCTCAGGCCAACTCATAACCTTAAGTATTTTGTAAATTGTAAGAATAGGTATTCTTAGCAGTTGTGAATGTTTAGTGTTTATCAAAGAGCTGTGGTTGTAAGTAAACATTATATCAAAGTGGTTTTGTGTGTTGTCTGCTAAATTCTTCTGCTTGTTGTGGTAAATGCAACTTAGTACTGAGATTTTGGGGATTATTTAGGAATTCAAGAGTTATTTGTGCTTTTCCCTCATTTCCCTGAGTTTCTAGACCGACACAGTATAATATTCTGTTGATCAATTTCATTACATTATTTCATCCCCATGTTTGTAATAGCTTATGAAGGTGCTTCGGTATGCTTATAAGTACTTTTTGGCTTATACGGCATCTTTGACACCTTAAGCAAAGATTAGATATCAGGGTCGCTTTCTGTAGGGAGGATATTTTTCCCGTATCGGCGgtgagttgtttttttttttttttttttaaagatgagTTTTAAGTTTTAGAGAGTGATTTTGACTAGTTTTTCAAGTAATTGTTTTTTTCCGCTTTCAAAATTTCTATTTTTTCAAGTTAAATGTATATCTGAGTTCAACTTAAATTTTTAACCTTAACATTCGCTTATTTCCAAGTGTCTACTACTAGGTAGGCCCATTATGGGCAAGCAATATTATAGCTATCATACGGTTATTGTTCTCCACAGAAGAAAAACACAATCTGGCAATCTGCTGTGAGATGTTGATCTCTGGAGTTCTTTTATTATTAAAAAGATATAATAATGTAAATTGCATGAGAAGTCTAGGAAAACATCTCGAGCTCTTTGTTAACATTTACGAAGTTAGCTGATGTTAATACGGAATCTCAACAGTTGAATTGGTTGGCTACTTTCACCTTGAGTGGTTAGAGTTCAGTTCTCGACTTTGTAATCCTCTCCCGTTTTCCTAGCCCTTCTACCCTATATATAATGAAATTAAAGAAAACACTTAATGTTAGTATATCTCTGTTTACTAAGCCTTCAGGTTCAATCTCCCTTTTTTCTCCTTTCCTTTTGCATGATTTATGGTCCAGAATAAGGGGGTGTTATAGCCTCTTAGCTATTGCTAGCATATTAATTGAGCTGattaaatccttttttttttcctttcgttCTGAGCTGATTAAATCTTGGCTCGTTTAAGGAAACGTTCACCAGAGACTAGAGAGGAGCTGAGTCCGACAATGATTTTATTCCAGACAACTTTCCAATAATGGACTTGCTCAAGTGAGCTTTTCAAACTTACTTTGAAGTCAAATTTCTTTGTTTTCCCATAGATGATCTAATCTATCGGATTTTATTTCACTGAGATTTAGGGCCTGACGGAATCACAAAATTTAACTGGAGAAAATCACCAAATTGGGGTGGAAACGACTGTTTTATAGATGACGGATACATATGAAACATACAGATATACTTGACACGCATCATGTAATGAATGGTCAAGGATAAACCCTGGATCACAAGTGCCTGAAAACTTCCAAGTCAAACATTGTTGCACCAACAGAAAGAACTACCCTTGGTTGGAGAGCTCATTTAAGCTCAACAACCCAACCCATTTTATCCTCCGAAAGTCCCATTTGTAGGCTAGTAAGCGCAGAGTATAATTGCTGCGACACAACACCAACACCATCATTTCCATATGTTACCCTGCATGAATAAATTATCCGATACATTAGTTCATCATCAACAGCGGGTTAAAACAAAATCGTAAAATATGTATACCTTCTCCCTTGATGAGTAATGCTACCAACAGGAGATACAACCACAGCGGTTCCCGTACAGAAAACTTCGTCAGCATCAAGCAGTTCGTCCACAGACACCAGCCGTTCCTCGACCTACACATTGATATTCTGTTCTCATAATTGAAGTGATGCAAAACTAAAGCCCTATTATGCATACCAAATTAGTCGAACTGACAAATCCAGCAAAAATACTAGAAGGAATAAGCATAGGATTGCACATTctttttccaaattcaattctcaATCATAAGGTGAATGTTATTATGGCAGGAACCTAATCTTTCCAGCGTTCATGGTATAAATCTGGCAAAGTAGAAAAAGCAGACTTTTTTTCGATAACCGAGAAATCCCCAATGGTCAGTGGAGAATGGGCCCACTCGCTactcttctccacttaaatactggAATTCTGTTTTCAGTAGGGTTCGAACCCGTCATATCACGCGTTGCGCTCTTAGACTAGACCAAAGCTTTGGGGGCAAAAGCAGACTTTTACTAGTAAGCCGAACTAGAAGGAATTTCTTAACATTCAGAAGCAAGAAGATCAATATCAGAGTTGGTAAAGTTAAGTACTATTTTTTTCGAAACAAATGAGGTCTTAACCAGCTGATTTAAGCAACAGAAGATCAGAGTTCTAGTTGCATAAACTAGAATGATACCTCAAGCATTTTGATGCTAACGTGTCTTTTTTTAATGAAGGTGAATTCATTGATGTGATGAGAAAAAACACGGGATACCAGGTGTCTACATGAGACGGTGAATCTACCGGCAAACATGGTTCTCTATGAAGAATATTCAACCATCAACACTCATGGTATGTATTTCACTTCATTCAAATTTTCAGTCCTCAATATTTCCAACGCTTGTATAAAATTCAACCAAACTTACTTGGCATTGAGGCGTAGTTGTTCTAATATTGTTAATGCTTGTTCATTGAAAACATAAATCTTCCCTGATATTCATTTCACTGATCCTGATTGTATCTGCTTTTGGTTTTGCAAGCACAATAATGCTTCGGAGACTTTTAGACTATGGTTTATCGCAAATATAACAGAATAAGTTTTGACTCCTCCTTAGGTCAACTAGGGGACCTTATTATGGGTTATTCAGTAGCATGTCATACATCCTGGAATTAGAATTCTTAAAACAACAAAGGTCAAAGGCACATCAGGAAATAATTGGGGAAAGGGAAAAGAAAATGCGTAAGTGAAGACGAAAAAAGAGCACCCCtcacccaccaaaaaaaaaaaaaaggagaaagttCATGAACCCAAAGAAAACAGAGAAGGGAGGCAGTGCTGGCACAGTGCAAGAAGACGCAGGAGAAAACGCTGACAGTAAGGAGGATTTGGAAAAGGGGTTGTGGGGGCCCGGGGGGGCGGGGGGATAAAAGAGTTGCTCATTTAAGGGGGGAAAGGGGTGCATGGCGACCAGATGGTGGTGGGGATAGTTGCCAGAGTGGTTAACATTCACAGGAAACTGAGAGAATGTGGATATCTGGAGCTGAGAGGAAGAAGAGAACTCGGAAAAAATCCTCCTCAAACTAACTACAGTGAGGATAAAATGGTACTTTTGCaccttatttttagggaaaataATCAGAGCATTTTAATACCACCAACCAGGGGCAAAATGCTCCCAGAAATGGTGGATAACAATCCCATTCCATGATAATTTTTATCTCATTGGTCAATTTCCTAATGACTACCAAACAAAACcttaattcttttttattttttaataaaggtGGTGTCCGGGCCAACTTACGCACACCTCGATCTTAATTCTTTCACTCAAACTcactaaataaattaaaagaaacccaacctacaacaaaaaataaacaaaatttAAACCAGCATTAGCATAAGCATGTTATGTTGAAGACAAACTGGGGTACCTGGAATCCTTGACTAATAGCCACGTCGATTATGCTCTTCCGCGTAATTCCAGGTAGAATGGTTCCTTTAATTGCAGGAGTTACTATCAAATTACCCTGTGAACATGGTATCAAGTAACATAGTTGCTTTCATCAACATGAAATTTTTTGCATTAATTTAAGTAAAGAAGACTCATTTACactttcaaaaaagaaaatttaagaagATTGTTCAAATAACTCATAGCATCCATGTAAGAAAACaactaaataaaataatagaaagTCATGTGAAATTTTTGAGAAAGTTGAAAATGATTTTGAACAGATAAGAAATCTAAGATCATTTTTTGGGGGTGATTGATCGAGCCAATTCTTCTCTAAGACTACTGAAAATTTTAAATTGATTACTAAACAGACAAAATAATAGCTCACATATCCATGAGACATCATCTTCTATGAAACCAAGTTTAAGTGTAGAAAGGAACATATGCTCAAGGGCTAAACTTTCAaacaagaatcaagatttacAAAGAAAGATTGTGAGAAGTGAAATGCTAAGAAATTACAAAAATCATCTAAAAGCAGAAAAATCACATGTTCCTAAGCAGTACATAAAGAATAAAAATAATAAGACAAAAAAGTATTCTTTGCAAGATAAGTTTCGAAAAGAAATTCCTGTCTCATCCTTATCAAAAACAGAGTTCCTACGTCACTAATTACTATTAAACCAGAATCACATTCTCACTCCGGCACCACAAGCAAAATATCCTACAATGAGGACATAGAACATTGGTTTAACTTTATACCTTCACAATAAAGACATTGCAAGAGGAAACCTCTTCCAGATATCTTTTCTGAACACTATCAAGGTACAGAACATCGGAATAGCCTTTTGCTTTAGCAGCACTCTGTGCCTTCAGTACCTACATTTACAACCCAAAGATGAAAAATATCAAATAATTGGTGAAGGGTGCAAGTAGCATTTCTTGTCATGAAACAATCTTGCATTTCTTTTTACATATGTCCAGGAAAATATTAGACTAATATTCTACACCTCGGATACATGTGAATTAAAGGCATGGAATAGAAGTCTAAAAAGCATGAAAGAATGAGATCGACTCCAGTTAGGTGAATTGCGTGAGAATGCAAACATTTCTTATAAAATGACTATAAACTTGTAAGAAAGATATGGAAGTGTAAGGGGAGAGCTAATTGCAAAAGATTTGATCATATGTCTCAGTGaatacaaagagatgatgatAACATAAAGAAGGGTAGAAAAGCTCGAGCGGGAACACGTGTATGTTTATTCTCGTCAACCTCTAAGAAGAAAATGTAACTAAGGCTCCATTAAGGTGTTCGGCAGATAAAACTTGTACTGAAACAAATGTTTAAATAAACTAACGGTCCAAAAGGCTAGCTTACTGCAGCATAATTTCCAATAGTCTTGACGCCTCCAGTACCGCCAGGGGTTGCCCGGTGCATTTCAGTCTCAACAATCAAATTTATTGGTGCCAAACCTTCCTGCGGAGAAAGACAAAAGGGAAAAGGAGAATGAGTGATCTGTGAGAGGGACCTGCCGTACAATATGATTATCAAAAGGTCGGAGAGATAGACATGAAAATTTATAGCAAAAGACTACCATGCACACTCGAGTTCTGATAATCAACAACAAATCAACAATCGACCAGTCCTTTCCTAAATTATGGACCATGGACTCCACACTCTTTTGTGTTTTACGTTGTGATATGTCTTGCAGTCAACTTTTTCACATTCGCAACATTTCACAAAAAACactaattacttttatatatttcTCACTTATTCAACTAACAGTTATTGAGATACTTACTATTTGCTAGTATCCGTCATGTCAAGACATATATACTAAACTCaagtttcttttctttgttttgatAAGCAGTACACCATGCTCAAGTTTCAAGATCTCAAAGCTAGTTGAAGTAATTCAAATGACTAATCAAATATATCTTCGTAAATAATAATTATTCTGATATACTATACATTCTTACATTGTAATTCTAACTTTTCTCATGATTTAGTCAGCAATTGTCAAATTAATGAAGACATATCAACTACATTTCAAACATTTAATAGTCTACAAGCTGTACTTCGGATATTGACATGTAGAAACTAGCAGAAGAAAGCACTAAAAAGAGAGGATACAACAAAAGCATTAATGCATTAAAAATGGAAGGGATGCAGAGAAAATACCTTAAAATAATTTCCAACAGGTGACACATAAATCAGAAGTGTGTACTCAGGAGCGGGAGCAAGACCAAGGACAGCTCCACTCCCCATAAGCAGTGGCCTTATGTACAATGAACCTTTACCTGGAGGAGGAATCTGAAGTAAGCAAAGAAAACGAATTTAGTGGGCACAAGTCACTCAATAACATAGTCTCTTATGAAGATTGAAGTGACATATTACCCATCTTTCATTCGCTAAAACAGTGGCTTTTACTGCTTCCACAAACTGTTCAACCGACGGAGAAGGCATACACATACGTTCAGCACCCATCTTCAAGCGCATTGCATTTTCCTCGGGTCGAAACAACAGTATATTGCCATCATGTTTTCGATATGCTTTTAAACCTTCAAACAATCCCTATTAAAATTTCAAGCATTTTCGGTGAGTCTGACACATGAAGTAAAACTGTAATCATTCAAATGAATAACAAGCAAGAAATATATAAGATATTAAGAAAGGTTTCTTCAGATACCATCTTAATACAAAAGGGCAAACACTAACCTGACCGTAATTTAATATTCCAGCCGACGGGCTCAACTCAATGTTACCGAAACGCTGTAATTCACCCTTAGAAAAGTTCTCACCTTGAGAACATTTCATGATATACATATAATCAGTAGGCATAAAGCCAAAGCCCAGGTTGTCCCAATCGATGTCGGCTAATTCAGATGTTACGTTGCTGTTATAAAAATAAAGCTTTTATCAGTTATACTGGAAGCAATAACAATCAATGCAAAGGATCTAGATCCACTTCATAGTTCATAGATTATCTGTAAATTAAGAACTTTATAACCCACAGGAAACTGCATTTGACTTTATCTCTTATGATAGAAGGAAAAAGTGGCAAAAGAGAAGTAATGTCTTTGTGTAATGTAGTTTGAGTCACCTCAATGCAGCTTGAGAACAGACAAGACCTATGAATTTCTATGTTTGACCTGGTTCTTCCCAATATGGTGTTAGGAAACAATAAAGATCATAACAGTAAATGTAATATTTATTGATAAACAACTACAAATAATGCTTGAGTCGTGCTGAGCACTGTCCTAAGAAACTATTTCAACAATGTTAAATGTTTCTCCAGgattaaacaagtcttctctatAAGAGAAGCACGAACAACAAAACCAGAAAGTTGGAAAGTGGGCTATGATAAGGTAATGATTACTCAGTCATTGGTGATACTTTGTACAGACATCATTGGACATTTTTATAGGAGTGTTCTGGCGGTGACGCATAAGAAaagaaatgaatgagaaagtgATAAGTGGccagcttcttttttttttttttttttttttttttttacaatgatAACATTCTATATATCCACAGCTATATTATACCATAAAAGTATAGTCCCCCAACCAAACTATTACAGATTATAGCAAAAAAGCGCCTTCCTCTATTACTAGTTACATATTGTCCAAAACATCAAAGATATCGACTAGACATTCCTGCTTACACCAAAAATAGTAAAGAGCTAAACAATTCATCTTCAGCTTCTGTATGTCACTATGTTTATCTTCAAAGCATCTCTGATTTCTCTCTTTCCAAACAGTCCACCATATAAGTGGCAAGCTTCTTGACACCTCTTTTGCAATCTTGCCATTTTATGCACTTACTGTTCACCCTTCCATAATTGGTGTTCCTGACTAATCTTTTGAAATACAGTATGTGGTTCCTAAATGCAGTTAGGGTCCATACATACCTAAAAGTTTATAACTTGGGTCTCTGAACAATTCGTGACATGATATTTgttgaaaaaataattttatattttaaataattCGCGAGGACATGATGTTGATTCCCTTGATTCTATTACCTTGCTCCAAAATCAACTAGTTTACAATATTTTACAACAATTCACCCTAaaacattttggtatatatgcttTCAGAGCAGGGGCATCTGAATCGTAaaactaaaagaaataaaaagcaaaATACCTTGCAGGAGAGGCCACGCGAAATGTATTTCCATTGTTTATTGCACTATTATCAATGTAAGAAGCAAAATGCGCCTGCTTTTGAAGCTGCAATACAAATTCCAACACAGAAAATTAACCACAAGCATGCACGGATTTATTATTCAAAAATAGCAACATTTTCAAAAATGAGATTTGAATAGCAAGACCTTGAGAGGGAGAGGACAAAAATGAGTTTTGTCAATGGAAGGAGAAAGAAGCTTAAAAACAGCTGCTCGTGAAAGGTGGCCGGGATTAGGGTGAAGCCCAGCAAACACGGCGGTGCTCTCCATTTTATCTTTTCTCTTGTTGTTATCTCTCTCCTTGCTCCGGCGTTGAAATTTTGGCAAATCTGATCACTTTTGTTGTTACTATCTCTATTCCATAGACTTGACTAAGCCAATCATAGGAAGTAATTAGTACTATGGTTAATTAAACCCTACTTTGAATATTCTCAATGTAGAACGAGTGGTTCAGCCCGTTTCATTAAAACGCTAAATCCTACCTGTCACTCTTCGTAGCATTTACTATTTTTTTTGGCACGGATTCTCTTCAAAGGCGCTCGTCTTTAATCTTTGCCCTTCACTTCAGAAAGTGATAGAAAATATTCATATTCTGAGTTCGAACCTCATTtcgaaaaaaattaatttcgcAAGGTAATATTTCACGAAAAATTCTACCTTATAAGGCAAAATTTATCTTGCAAAATTTTACAaggcatatttttttttttactatgttAAGATTTTATCGGCTTAATTTTGCTACTAAACtctacattttttttcttttttactgagctcgacaatcgt
Above is a genomic segment from Lycium barbarum isolate Lr01 chromosome 12, ASM1917538v2, whole genome shotgun sequence containing:
- the LOC132622554 gene encoding branched-chain amino acid aminotransferase 2, chloroplastic-like, which encodes MESTAVFAGLHPNPGHLSRAAVFKLLSPSIDKTHFCPLPLKLQKQAHFASYIDNSAINNGNTFRVASPASNVTSELADIDWDNLGFGFMPTDYMYIMKCSQGENFSKGELQRFGNIELSPSAGILNYGQGLFEGLKAYRKHDGNILLFRPEENAMRLKMGAERMCMPSPSVEQFVEAVKATVLANERWIPPPGKGSLYIRPLLMGSGAVLGLAPAPEYTLLIYVSPVGNYFKEGLAPINLIVETEMHRATPGGTGGVKTIGNYAAVLKAQSAAKAKGYSDVLYLDSVQKRYLEEVSSCNVFIVKGNLIVTPAIKGTILPGITRKSIIDVAISQGFQVEERLVSVDELLDADEVFCTGTAVVVSPVGSITHQGRRVTYGNDGVGVVSQQLYSALTSLQMGLSEDKMGWVVELK